A window of the Microbacterium sp. LWH13-1.2 genome harbors these coding sequences:
- a CDS encoding biotin carboxylase N-terminal domain-containing protein, which yields MTKVLIANRGEIAVRVIRACAEAGYTSIAVYADQDADALHVRLADEALGLGGDTAATTYLSIDALLAAARTAGADAVHPGYGFLSESAEFARAVEGAGLIWIGPSPESIDALGDKMTARRIAQRVGAPLAAGTDQPLAGPAEAVSFAEEHGLPIAIKAAFGGGGRGLKVVREMSEVADAFDAATREAIAAFGRGECFVERFLESPRHIEVQVLGDGHGGVVVVGDRDCSMQRRNQKLIEEAPAPGLTDDQRTRFHDAARAICGEVRYRGAGTVEFLLAADGTISFLEVNTRLQVEHPVTEEVTGTDLVREQFRISFGEGISFTETPTPVGHAFEFRINAEDPGRGFLPSPGRVESLRIPGGPGVRWDSGIEAGDAVQPAFDSMIAKLIVHAGSRDAALVRARRALRELVVEGPATVIPFDLLAVDDEAFATETFAVHTQWIESTLLPRLEPQLRPSPAPDATLQRFPVEIDGRRVMLGLPVALLAGLGGLKDAGSTAPASDPTELRAPAPGTLVRWLADDGASVSEGDPVAVLDAMKMETTVTAHRAGTLSHRAELSAAIAPDAVLAVIA from the coding sequence TCCGCGCCTGTGCCGAAGCCGGATACACGTCGATCGCCGTCTATGCGGATCAGGACGCGGATGCCCTGCACGTGCGCCTCGCCGATGAGGCCCTGGGGCTGGGCGGGGACACCGCGGCGACCACGTACCTCTCCATCGACGCCCTGCTCGCGGCGGCGCGGACCGCCGGCGCGGATGCCGTGCACCCCGGCTACGGATTCCTCTCGGAGAGCGCGGAGTTCGCGCGGGCCGTCGAGGGGGCGGGCCTCATCTGGATCGGCCCCTCGCCCGAGAGCATCGACGCTCTCGGCGACAAGATGACCGCACGTCGGATCGCGCAGCGCGTCGGAGCGCCCTTGGCGGCCGGCACCGATCAGCCGCTGGCCGGGCCGGCCGAGGCGGTGTCGTTCGCCGAGGAGCACGGGCTTCCGATCGCGATCAAGGCAGCGTTCGGCGGTGGCGGGCGAGGGCTGAAGGTGGTGCGAGAGATGTCGGAGGTGGCGGATGCCTTCGACGCGGCGACCCGTGAGGCCATCGCTGCCTTCGGGCGCGGGGAGTGCTTCGTCGAGCGGTTCCTCGAGAGCCCGCGTCATATCGAGGTGCAGGTGCTCGGAGACGGACACGGCGGCGTCGTGGTCGTCGGCGACCGTGACTGCTCGATGCAGCGACGCAACCAGAAGCTCATCGAGGAAGCTCCGGCGCCGGGCCTGACGGACGACCAGCGCACGCGGTTCCACGATGCTGCCCGCGCGATCTGCGGCGAGGTGCGCTACCGGGGTGCGGGAACCGTGGAGTTCCTCCTCGCGGCCGACGGCACGATCTCGTTCCTCGAGGTGAACACCCGACTGCAGGTGGAGCATCCGGTCACCGAGGAGGTCACCGGCACGGATCTCGTGCGCGAGCAGTTCCGCATCTCCTTCGGCGAGGGGATCTCGTTCACCGAGACCCCGACACCGGTGGGGCATGCCTTCGAGTTCCGCATCAACGCCGAGGACCCGGGTCGTGGCTTCCTCCCCAGCCCCGGTCGGGTGGAATCGCTGCGGATACCCGGCGGACCCGGCGTGCGCTGGGACAGCGGCATCGAGGCGGGAGACGCCGTGCAGCCCGCGTTCGACTCGATGATCGCGAAGCTCATCGTGCACGCCGGCTCTCGTGACGCGGCACTCGTGCGGGCACGGCGGGCATTGCGCGAGCTCGTCGTCGAGGGGCCGGCCACGGTGATCCCGTTCGACCTGCTCGCCGTCGACGACGAGGCGTTCGCCACCGAGACCTTCGCGGTGCACACGCAGTGGATCGAGAGCACGCTGTTGCCTCGGCTGGAGCCGCAGCTGCGGCCGAGCCCCGCACCGGATGCGACCCTGCAGCGCTTCCCCGTCGAGATCGACGGACGCCGTGTCATGCTCGGACTCCCCGTCGCCCTGCTCGCGGGGCTCGGGGGGCTGAAGGATGCCGGAAGCACTGCGCCCGCATCCGATCCGACCGAGCTGCGTGCTCCGGCACCGGGCACGCTCGTGCGCTGGCTCGCCGACGACGGCGCGAGCGTCTCGGAGGGCGACCCGGTCGCGGTGCTCGACGCCATGAAGATGGAGACCACGGTCACGGCTCACCGGGCGGGCACGCTCTCGCACCGCGCCGAGCTCTCAGCGGCGATCGCGCCCGACGCGGTGCTCGCCGTCATCGCCTGA